A portion of the Scylla paramamosain isolate STU-SP2022 chromosome 2, ASM3559412v1, whole genome shotgun sequence genome contains these proteins:
- the LOC135111154 gene encoding SET and MYND domain-containing protein 4-like isoform X2 — protein MDMLITHIPQSWLTNDVAAHFGPMATLDSMFKYLWSRPEAQQELLPPPGNLRISRKGASESEKFRNEGNRLYKEKKLEQALLAYNYGILAAPHPGLDGEVVGSQHEGLSLAFANRSAVLYEMGQYKLALADAERALASGYPSSKRHRLHERRAKCLQAMGKMEEANAVLEETLTALATLSLDEKEVTAAKNSISKLKSKCNEKQNTTPASLRYQHVFYTGQPHPPPVSQPQSDLPCLSDAISIQYTPIRGRHLVANRDILPGEVLVQEDALAATTKLDATLRSHCSTCLRRCPAPLPCPTCSLVVFCSEECQSTGVTGYHKAECGVLPALVSLQLDPAAALAFRVLSSTTLPALRAKVSALLDEGSGSRPMLSVQRDYRMLYHLEGHATARTESQLQETAAIACVLAHILFQNCPSFLMDDTGNLSAISEEDITLVGGQLMRLILGLECNIHLTKEALVGTAVMNKGRGQEVGWSVYSALSFVNHSCVPNTLSTSQGKVKFLYSINIIPRGAEITDSYGERYVSHTRTERRTALQQHYYFCCGCAACQADWPLFKDIPEKPSLRCPSCFQALAGFTCRLCDISCTSQATTQTGIHLYNAPDILKQLNKAWHDFLKAAVQIQKGNVSPELVEMVVTLMEILDRYTVYPNQAIINAQEALMACFDLMGSVHFLPIAPKQK, from the exons ATGGATATGTTAATTACTCATATTCCC CAATCATGGCTGACAAACGATGTAGCAGCACACTTTGGTCCCATGGCAACACTGGACAGCATGTTCAAGTATTTGTGGTCAAGACCAGAGGCACAGCAAGAGCTACTCCCTCCCCCCGGCAACCTTCGAATCAGCAGGAAAGGAGCATCAGAGTCCGAAAAGTTCCGTAATGAAGGAAATCGTCTTTATAAGGAGAAGAAATTGGAGCAGGCACTCCTGGCATATAATTACGGCATACTGGCGGCTCCACACCCAGGTCTTGATGGAGAGGTCGTGGGGTCACAACATGAGGGACTCTCACTAGCTTTTGCCAACCGGTCAGCTGTGCTATATGAAATGGGCCAATACAAACTCGCACTGGCAGATGCTGAGAGAGCCCTTGCCTCTGGTTACCCTTCCTCTAAGAGACATCGCCTGCATGAGCGAAGGGCAAAGTGTCTCCAGGCGAtggggaaaatggaagaagccAATGCAGTTCTGGAGGAGACTCTTACTGCTCTTGCTACCTTGTCCTTGGATGAGAAGGAAGTCACAGCTGCCAAGAATAGCATCAGTAAATTAAAATCTAAGTgtaatgagaaacagaacacaacCCCTGCTTCTCTGCGGTATCAACACGTGTTTTACACAGGGCAGCCACATCCTCCACCAGTGTCTCAGCCCCAGTCTGACCTGCCATGCCTCAGTGATGCAATCAGCATACAGTACACACCCATCCGAGGCAGGCACCTGGTGGCCAACAGGGACATTCTACCAG GGGAAGTGTTGGTGCAAGAGGATGCCCTAGCTGCCACAACCAAGCTGGACGCCACACTGCGTTCCCACTGCTCCACCTGTCTGCGCCGCTGCCCTGCTCCACTCCCATGCCCCACCTGTTCCCTG GTGGTGTTCTGCAGTGAGGAATGCCAGAGTACTGGTGTGACAGGATACCACAAAGCAGAGTGTGGAGTGCTGCCTGCCCTGGTATCACTACAGCTTGACCCTGCAGCAGCCCTTGCTTTCCGTGTCTTATCCTCCACCACTCTTCCTGCCCTGCGTGCCAAAGTGTCAGCCCTACTGGATGAGGGGAGTGGCTCAAGACCTATGCTGAGTGTACAGAGAGACTACCGAATGCTGTACCACCTTGAAGGGCACGCCACTGCACGCACTGAGAGCCAACTCCAGGAAACAGCTGCCATCGCCTGTGTTTTGGCACACATATTATTTCAAAACTGTCCTTCTTTCTTGATGGATGATACTGGAAACCTTAGTGCAATAAGTGAGGAGGATATCACTCTGGTGGGTGGCCAGCTGATGAGACTTATTCTGGGGCTGGAGTGTAACATTCACCTCACAAAAGAGGCACTGGTTGGTACTGCTGTCATGAACAAGGGTAGAGGGCAGGAGGTTGGCTGGTCAGTGTACTCTGCTCTCAGCTTTGTGAACCACTCGTGTGTGCCAAATACCCTTTCCACTTCTCAAGGAAAAGTCAAGTTTCTCTACAGCATTAACATCATCCCACGAGGGGCAGAAATTACAGACAGTTATGGTGAGCGGTACGTCagccacacacgcacagagCGCCGCACTGCACTTCAGCAgcactactacttctgctgtgGTTGTGCTGCATGTCAGGCTGACTGGCCATTATTCAAAGACATTCCTGAAAAGCCAAGTTTAAGATGCCCATCTTGCTTCCAGGCATTGGCCGGATTCACATGCAGACTCTGTGACATATCATGCACCTCACAAGCCACGACACAGACAGGGATCCATCTCTATAATGCTCCTGACATTCTCAAACAACTAAATAAGGCATGGCATGATTTCCTCAAGGCAGCAGTACAGATTCAAAAGGGGAATGTTTCTCCAGAGTTGGTTGAGATGGTAGTGACACTGATGGAGATCCTGGACAGGTACACAGTCTACCCTAACCAGGCTATCATCAATGCCCAGGAAGCACTTATGGCTTGCTTTGACCTCATGGGTTCTGTCCACTTCCTTCCTATAGCACCCAAGCAAAAATAA
- the LOC135111154 gene encoding SET and MYND domain-containing protein 4-like isoform X1, with product MTSFKELYSKFRGLLQQSWLTNDVAAHFGPMATLDSMFKYLWSRPEAQQELLPPPGNLRISRKGASESEKFRNEGNRLYKEKKLEQALLAYNYGILAAPHPGLDGEVVGSQHEGLSLAFANRSAVLYEMGQYKLALADAERALASGYPSSKRHRLHERRAKCLQAMGKMEEANAVLEETLTALATLSLDEKEVTAAKNSISKLKSKCNEKQNTTPASLRYQHVFYTGQPHPPPVSQPQSDLPCLSDAISIQYTPIRGRHLVANRDILPGEVLVQEDALAATTKLDATLRSHCSTCLRRCPAPLPCPTCSLVVFCSEECQSTGVTGYHKAECGVLPALVSLQLDPAAALAFRVLSSTTLPALRAKVSALLDEGSGSRPMLSVQRDYRMLYHLEGHATARTESQLQETAAIACVLAHILFQNCPSFLMDDTGNLSAISEEDITLVGGQLMRLILGLECNIHLTKEALVGTAVMNKGRGQEVGWSVYSALSFVNHSCVPNTLSTSQGKVKFLYSINIIPRGAEITDSYGERYVSHTRTERRTALQQHYYFCCGCAACQADWPLFKDIPEKPSLRCPSCFQALAGFTCRLCDISCTSQATTQTGIHLYNAPDILKQLNKAWHDFLKAAVQIQKGNVSPELVEMVVTLMEILDRYTVYPNQAIINAQEALMACFDLMGSVHFLPIAPKQK from the exons ATGACATCTTTTAAGGAACTGTACTCAAAATTCCGAGGACTCTTACAGCAATCATGGCTGACAAACGATGTAGCAGCACACTTTGGTCCCATGGCAACACTGGACAGCATGTTCAAGTATTTGTGGTCAAGACCAGAGGCACAGCAAGAGCTACTCCCTCCCCCCGGCAACCTTCGAATCAGCAGGAAAGGAGCATCAGAGTCCGAAAAGTTCCGTAATGAAGGAAATCGTCTTTATAAGGAGAAGAAATTGGAGCAGGCACTCCTGGCATATAATTACGGCATACTGGCGGCTCCACACCCAGGTCTTGATGGAGAGGTCGTGGGGTCACAACATGAGGGACTCTCACTAGCTTTTGCCAACCGGTCAGCTGTGCTATATGAAATGGGCCAATACAAACTCGCACTGGCAGATGCTGAGAGAGCCCTTGCCTCTGGTTACCCTTCCTCTAAGAGACATCGCCTGCATGAGCGAAGGGCAAAGTGTCTCCAGGCGAtggggaaaatggaagaagccAATGCAGTTCTGGAGGAGACTCTTACTGCTCTTGCTACCTTGTCCTTGGATGAGAAGGAAGTCACAGCTGCCAAGAATAGCATCAGTAAATTAAAATCTAAGTgtaatgagaaacagaacacaacCCCTGCTTCTCTGCGGTATCAACACGTGTTTTACACAGGGCAGCCACATCCTCCACCAGTGTCTCAGCCCCAGTCTGACCTGCCATGCCTCAGTGATGCAATCAGCATACAGTACACACCCATCCGAGGCAGGCACCTGGTGGCCAACAGGGACATTCTACCAG GGGAAGTGTTGGTGCAAGAGGATGCCCTAGCTGCCACAACCAAGCTGGACGCCACACTGCGTTCCCACTGCTCCACCTGTCTGCGCCGCTGCCCTGCTCCACTCCCATGCCCCACCTGTTCCCTG GTGGTGTTCTGCAGTGAGGAATGCCAGAGTACTGGTGTGACAGGATACCACAAAGCAGAGTGTGGAGTGCTGCCTGCCCTGGTATCACTACAGCTTGACCCTGCAGCAGCCCTTGCTTTCCGTGTCTTATCCTCCACCACTCTTCCTGCCCTGCGTGCCAAAGTGTCAGCCCTACTGGATGAGGGGAGTGGCTCAAGACCTATGCTGAGTGTACAGAGAGACTACCGAATGCTGTACCACCTTGAAGGGCACGCCACTGCACGCACTGAGAGCCAACTCCAGGAAACAGCTGCCATCGCCTGTGTTTTGGCACACATATTATTTCAAAACTGTCCTTCTTTCTTGATGGATGATACTGGAAACCTTAGTGCAATAAGTGAGGAGGATATCACTCTGGTGGGTGGCCAGCTGATGAGACTTATTCTGGGGCTGGAGTGTAACATTCACCTCACAAAAGAGGCACTGGTTGGTACTGCTGTCATGAACAAGGGTAGAGGGCAGGAGGTTGGCTGGTCAGTGTACTCTGCTCTCAGCTTTGTGAACCACTCGTGTGTGCCAAATACCCTTTCCACTTCTCAAGGAAAAGTCAAGTTTCTCTACAGCATTAACATCATCCCACGAGGGGCAGAAATTACAGACAGTTATGGTGAGCGGTACGTCagccacacacgcacagagCGCCGCACTGCACTTCAGCAgcactactacttctgctgtgGTTGTGCTGCATGTCAGGCTGACTGGCCATTATTCAAAGACATTCCTGAAAAGCCAAGTTTAAGATGCCCATCTTGCTTCCAGGCATTGGCCGGATTCACATGCAGACTCTGTGACATATCATGCACCTCACAAGCCACGACACAGACAGGGATCCATCTCTATAATGCTCCTGACATTCTCAAACAACTAAATAAGGCATGGCATGATTTCCTCAAGGCAGCAGTACAGATTCAAAAGGGGAATGTTTCTCCAGAGTTGGTTGAGATGGTAGTGACACTGATGGAGATCCTGGACAGGTACACAGTCTACCCTAACCAGGCTATCATCAATGCCCAGGAAGCACTTATGGCTTGCTTTGACCTCATGGGTTCTGTCCACTTCCTTCCTATAGCACCCAAGCAAAAATAA
- the LOC135111154 gene encoding SET and MYND domain-containing protein 4-like isoform X3, with amino-acid sequence MATLDSMFKYLWSRPEAQQELLPPPGNLRISRKGASESEKFRNEGNRLYKEKKLEQALLAYNYGILAAPHPGLDGEVVGSQHEGLSLAFANRSAVLYEMGQYKLALADAERALASGYPSSKRHRLHERRAKCLQAMGKMEEANAVLEETLTALATLSLDEKEVTAAKNSISKLKSKCNEKQNTTPASLRYQHVFYTGQPHPPPVSQPQSDLPCLSDAISIQYTPIRGRHLVANRDILPGEVLVQEDALAATTKLDATLRSHCSTCLRRCPAPLPCPTCSLVVFCSEECQSTGVTGYHKAECGVLPALVSLQLDPAAALAFRVLSSTTLPALRAKVSALLDEGSGSRPMLSVQRDYRMLYHLEGHATARTESQLQETAAIACVLAHILFQNCPSFLMDDTGNLSAISEEDITLVGGQLMRLILGLECNIHLTKEALVGTAVMNKGRGQEVGWSVYSALSFVNHSCVPNTLSTSQGKVKFLYSINIIPRGAEITDSYGERYVSHTRTERRTALQQHYYFCCGCAACQADWPLFKDIPEKPSLRCPSCFQALAGFTCRLCDISCTSQATTQTGIHLYNAPDILKQLNKAWHDFLKAAVQIQKGNVSPELVEMVVTLMEILDRYTVYPNQAIINAQEALMACFDLMGSVHFLPIAPKQK; translated from the exons ATGGCAACACTGGACAGCATGTTCAAGTATTTGTGGTCAAGACCAGAGGCACAGCAAGAGCTACTCCCTCCCCCCGGCAACCTTCGAATCAGCAGGAAAGGAGCATCAGAGTCCGAAAAGTTCCGTAATGAAGGAAATCGTCTTTATAAGGAGAAGAAATTGGAGCAGGCACTCCTGGCATATAATTACGGCATACTGGCGGCTCCACACCCAGGTCTTGATGGAGAGGTCGTGGGGTCACAACATGAGGGACTCTCACTAGCTTTTGCCAACCGGTCAGCTGTGCTATATGAAATGGGCCAATACAAACTCGCACTGGCAGATGCTGAGAGAGCCCTTGCCTCTGGTTACCCTTCCTCTAAGAGACATCGCCTGCATGAGCGAAGGGCAAAGTGTCTCCAGGCGAtggggaaaatggaagaagccAATGCAGTTCTGGAGGAGACTCTTACTGCTCTTGCTACCTTGTCCTTGGATGAGAAGGAAGTCACAGCTGCCAAGAATAGCATCAGTAAATTAAAATCTAAGTgtaatgagaaacagaacacaacCCCTGCTTCTCTGCGGTATCAACACGTGTTTTACACAGGGCAGCCACATCCTCCACCAGTGTCTCAGCCCCAGTCTGACCTGCCATGCCTCAGTGATGCAATCAGCATACAGTACACACCCATCCGAGGCAGGCACCTGGTGGCCAACAGGGACATTCTACCAG GGGAAGTGTTGGTGCAAGAGGATGCCCTAGCTGCCACAACCAAGCTGGACGCCACACTGCGTTCCCACTGCTCCACCTGTCTGCGCCGCTGCCCTGCTCCACTCCCATGCCCCACCTGTTCCCTG GTGGTGTTCTGCAGTGAGGAATGCCAGAGTACTGGTGTGACAGGATACCACAAAGCAGAGTGTGGAGTGCTGCCTGCCCTGGTATCACTACAGCTTGACCCTGCAGCAGCCCTTGCTTTCCGTGTCTTATCCTCCACCACTCTTCCTGCCCTGCGTGCCAAAGTGTCAGCCCTACTGGATGAGGGGAGTGGCTCAAGACCTATGCTGAGTGTACAGAGAGACTACCGAATGCTGTACCACCTTGAAGGGCACGCCACTGCACGCACTGAGAGCCAACTCCAGGAAACAGCTGCCATCGCCTGTGTTTTGGCACACATATTATTTCAAAACTGTCCTTCTTTCTTGATGGATGATACTGGAAACCTTAGTGCAATAAGTGAGGAGGATATCACTCTGGTGGGTGGCCAGCTGATGAGACTTATTCTGGGGCTGGAGTGTAACATTCACCTCACAAAAGAGGCACTGGTTGGTACTGCTGTCATGAACAAGGGTAGAGGGCAGGAGGTTGGCTGGTCAGTGTACTCTGCTCTCAGCTTTGTGAACCACTCGTGTGTGCCAAATACCCTTTCCACTTCTCAAGGAAAAGTCAAGTTTCTCTACAGCATTAACATCATCCCACGAGGGGCAGAAATTACAGACAGTTATGGTGAGCGGTACGTCagccacacacgcacagagCGCCGCACTGCACTTCAGCAgcactactacttctgctgtgGTTGTGCTGCATGTCAGGCTGACTGGCCATTATTCAAAGACATTCCTGAAAAGCCAAGTTTAAGATGCCCATCTTGCTTCCAGGCATTGGCCGGATTCACATGCAGACTCTGTGACATATCATGCACCTCACAAGCCACGACACAGACAGGGATCCATCTCTATAATGCTCCTGACATTCTCAAACAACTAAATAAGGCATGGCATGATTTCCTCAAGGCAGCAGTACAGATTCAAAAGGGGAATGTTTCTCCAGAGTTGGTTGAGATGGTAGTGACACTGATGGAGATCCTGGACAGGTACACAGTCTACCCTAACCAGGCTATCATCAATGCCCAGGAAGCACTTATGGCTTGCTTTGACCTCATGGGTTCTGTCCACTTCCTTCCTATAGCACCCAAGCAAAAATAA
- the LOC135111171 gene encoding reticulon-4-interacting protein 1 homolog, mitochondrial-like isoform X2: MDHLLFLAQERADSAWLALHSSGSQLTNSLSSLKDGARTSLQNALNSFRNQRFGEEVADRVRRWLAHLREVLSAVKPSEIYDRLFIFFVTEVTRTHMYFGGACFFFGGIFGMFVGMRLRSSLVAPQRMRAVVINSYKGIEAIGVVEDVVAPRIVEPHQVLVQVKAAGIDYLDIKVAQGYGRVLRQQLNKYNPNTEGEFPVVLGRDCSGVVVAVGRDVSRVEQGEEVWLAVPFYHPGTLSEYVVVSEEHVAPKPSQLTYEGAAALPYSILTAWDALVTQAGLGPQSTAGKRVLVHAGVSGVGVVALQLVRAWGGSITTTVSTRAAPLAHMLGAEDVITYDNSNFDKELLMREKYDVILNTVGQVLHDSCLKYCLPGGIVVTTTSSQLPSDSYGYIAGGLYSLYLRAKYWFVKTPWLTGGRLGTLEVKGDILEKVVPLINSGQLQAVVDKAYSAQDAEVAFAHVAKGEQIGRTVVRFRARPLASRMEGSL, from the exons ATGGATCACCTTTTGTTTTTGGCACAAGAAAGGGCTGATTCTGCATGG TTGGCATTACATTCATCAGGAAGCCAGCTGACCAATAGCCTGTCATCCCTCAAAGATGGAGCTAGAACATCCCTCCAGAATGCACTCAATTCTTTTAGAAATCAGAGGTTTGGGGAGGAGGTGGCTGACCGCGTACGGCGCTGGCTAGCACACCTGAGGGAAGTGCTGAGTGCTGTTAAACCCTCTGAGATATATGACagacttttcatattttttgtcactGAAG TAACACGCACACATATGTACTTTGGAGGAGCATGTTTCTTCTTTGGGGGTATCTTTGGTATGTTTGTGGGCATGAGGCTTCGCAGCAGCCTGGTGGCACCACAGCGCATGAGGGCTGTGGTGATTAACTCTTACAAGGGAATTGAG GCAATAGGAGtggtggaggatgtggtggCTCCAAGGATAGTGGAGCCTCACCAGGTGTTGGTGCAGGTGAAGGCTGCTGGCATTGACTACCTGGACATCAAAGTGGCACAAGGCTACGGGCGAGTCTTGAGGCAGCAACTGAATAAGTACAACCCG AATACTGAAGGAGAGTTCCCGGTGGTGCTTGGGAGGGACTGTTCTGGTGTCGTGGTGGCAGTGGGCAGGGATGTGTCCAGAGTAGAGCAAGGAGAAGAG GTTTGGCTTGCAGTGCCATTTTACCATCCTGGGACTTTAAGTGAGTATGTTGTAGTGTCAGAAGAACATGTGGCACCCAAACCCTCACAGCTGACCTATGAGGGAGCTGCTGCCCTTCCCTACAGCATCTTGACGGCTTGGGATGCTCTGGTCACTCAAGCAGGACTTGGACCTCAGTCTACTGCTGGTAAAAG AGTGCTGGTGCATGCTGGAGTGTCAGGGGTCGGTGTGGTGGCACTGCAGTTGGTTCGGGCATGGGGaggcagcatcaccaccacagtgtCAACACGTGCTGCACCCCTGGCACACATGCTGGGAGCAGAAGATGTCATCACCTACGATAACTCCAACTTTGACAAGGAGCTGCTGATGAGAGAGAA GTACGATGTGATTCTCAACACAGTGGGCCAGGTGTTGCATGATTCCTGCCTAAAATATTGTCTTCCTGGTGGCATTGTTGTGACCACCACCTCATCTCAGTTGCCCTCAGATTCCTATGGGTACATAGCTGGAGGACTGTATTCCCTGTACCTGAGAGCAAAATACTGGTTTGTAAAG ACGCCTTGGCTGACGGGTGGACGGCTGGGCACTCTTGAGGTGAAAGGAGATATTTTAGAGAAGGTTGTGCCCCTAATCAACTCAGGGCAGCTCCAGGCAGTGGTGGACAAGGCTTATTCCGCTCAGGATGCTGAAGTGGCGTTTGCTCATGTTGCAAAAGGAGAGCAAATTGGTAGAACTGTAGTGAGATTCAG gGCAAGACCATTAGCCTCTCGCATGGAAGGATCCCTGTAG
- the LOC135111171 gene encoding reticulon-4-interacting protein 1 homolog, mitochondrial-like isoform X1 — protein sequence MDHLLFLAQERADSAWLALHSSGSQLTNSLSSLKDGARTSLQNALNSFRNQRFGEEVADRVRRWLAHLREVLSAVKPSEIYDRLFIFFVTEVTRTHMYFGGACFFFGGIFGMFVGMRLRSSLVAPQRMRAVVINSYKGIEAIGVVEDVVAPRIVEPHQVLVQVKAAGIDYLDIKVAQGYGRVLRQQLNKYNPNTEGEFPVVLGRDCSGVVVAVGRDVSRVEQGEEVWLAVPFYHPGTLSEYVVVSEEHVAPKPSQLTYEGAAALPYSILTAWDALVTQAGLGPQSTAGKRVLVHAGVSGVGVVALQLVRAWGGSITTTVSTRAAPLAHMLGAEDVITYDNSNFDKELLMREKYDVILNTVGQVLHDSCLKYCLPGGIVVTTTSSQLPSDSYGYIAGGLYSLYLRAKYWFVKTPWLTGGRLGTLEVKGDILEKVVPLINSGQLQAVVDKAYSAQDAEVAFAHVAKGEQIGRTVVRFSINTPVRNLGMAFWQDH from the exons ATGGATCACCTTTTGTTTTTGGCACAAGAAAGGGCTGATTCTGCATGG TTGGCATTACATTCATCAGGAAGCCAGCTGACCAATAGCCTGTCATCCCTCAAAGATGGAGCTAGAACATCCCTCCAGAATGCACTCAATTCTTTTAGAAATCAGAGGTTTGGGGAGGAGGTGGCTGACCGCGTACGGCGCTGGCTAGCACACCTGAGGGAAGTGCTGAGTGCTGTTAAACCCTCTGAGATATATGACagacttttcatattttttgtcactGAAG TAACACGCACACATATGTACTTTGGAGGAGCATGTTTCTTCTTTGGGGGTATCTTTGGTATGTTTGTGGGCATGAGGCTTCGCAGCAGCCTGGTGGCACCACAGCGCATGAGGGCTGTGGTGATTAACTCTTACAAGGGAATTGAG GCAATAGGAGtggtggaggatgtggtggCTCCAAGGATAGTGGAGCCTCACCAGGTGTTGGTGCAGGTGAAGGCTGCTGGCATTGACTACCTGGACATCAAAGTGGCACAAGGCTACGGGCGAGTCTTGAGGCAGCAACTGAATAAGTACAACCCG AATACTGAAGGAGAGTTCCCGGTGGTGCTTGGGAGGGACTGTTCTGGTGTCGTGGTGGCAGTGGGCAGGGATGTGTCCAGAGTAGAGCAAGGAGAAGAG GTTTGGCTTGCAGTGCCATTTTACCATCCTGGGACTTTAAGTGAGTATGTTGTAGTGTCAGAAGAACATGTGGCACCCAAACCCTCACAGCTGACCTATGAGGGAGCTGCTGCCCTTCCCTACAGCATCTTGACGGCTTGGGATGCTCTGGTCACTCAAGCAGGACTTGGACCTCAGTCTACTGCTGGTAAAAG AGTGCTGGTGCATGCTGGAGTGTCAGGGGTCGGTGTGGTGGCACTGCAGTTGGTTCGGGCATGGGGaggcagcatcaccaccacagtgtCAACACGTGCTGCACCCCTGGCACACATGCTGGGAGCAGAAGATGTCATCACCTACGATAACTCCAACTTTGACAAGGAGCTGCTGATGAGAGAGAA GTACGATGTGATTCTCAACACAGTGGGCCAGGTGTTGCATGATTCCTGCCTAAAATATTGTCTTCCTGGTGGCATTGTTGTGACCACCACCTCATCTCAGTTGCCCTCAGATTCCTATGGGTACATAGCTGGAGGACTGTATTCCCTGTACCTGAGAGCAAAATACTGGTTTGTAAAG ACGCCTTGGCTGACGGGTGGACGGCTGGGCACTCTTGAGGTGAAAGGAGATATTTTAGAGAAGGTTGTGCCCCTAATCAACTCAGGGCAGCTCCAGGCAGTGGTGGACAAGGCTTATTCCGCTCAGGATGCTGAAGTGGCGTTTGCTCATGTTGCAAAAGGAGAGCAAATTGGTAGAACTGTAGTGAGATTCAG TATTAACACTCCTGTTAGGAATCTTGGAATGGCTTTTT gGCAAGACCATTAG